The Nicotiana tabacum cultivar K326 chromosome 1, ASM71507v2, whole genome shotgun sequence genome segment TCCTTGTATGCAAATAGTTCTATCATCTCAGGATTCCCTTGGAAGTGAAGATCTTGAAATTGTTGGTTTATAGGGTCATAAATAGAAAAGTCCCCCTCAATGGATTCGAATATAACCTCTCCATTCTTCATAAAACATAGGGGCCAACAGATTTTGAATGAGCAATCAATTTTAAACTGATGGCACCAAACTTTTAAAGAACAATCTTCTTTCATCATCCAAATATGCCACCAATCTAGTGATTCAGGGCAATGGACAAATAGGTAAAGTGAATCACGAAATACTGCTAACGATCCAGTTAATGCACCATCGTCGAGGTAAGACTTTGGCAGCTTTATTTCTTCAAAAACGTGGCCAGCCATATCGAAAGATACAATAAAGTCATCATATACAGTTTCATTAACCTTTCTTGCAACCCAATATATCGATCCATCTAGAAATGCCTTTGCCATATGGCTTGTAATAAAGTATGAAAGATCAATTTCAATCTTTGTCCAAGAATCTGTTTTCAATGAGTAAACTTCAACAATAGGCGGAAGTTTTGGGGGGTCTGTTAGATTCATTTGCTCAGAATACAAAATCCTTACCACCTTATATTCATCCAATTTAGGAATGTAACCAAACCCAAACACCACATGAACAGGAATGTCAGGAAGCTGAACAGTAGAACTGCTAAGATTCTTGACTATTTTTGTGGCTGGATtccaaaaatacatgttgcaatCAGATCTAGGAGTTATAGggtaaagaagaaagagaacaCCATTGCAACAGCCAAAGACTTCAAAACTTTTAGTCGATTCCCACAAAGGAAATTCCGGGTTCTTGTGCTCGGCAAATGTTTCATCACAGTACAAAGTGCAACATTCTTTTTCCCCAACATCTAAGATATCTTTACTTATCAAGTAGCTTTTCTTATATGATGAATGCTGATTCATATGCATCTTAACAAAATGAGGATCTCTAATAAGATTAAACCAAGATTTGCAAACACACCTGAATTGCATGAGAGCTTTGACTGGAAGTCTTGACAAAATGTTTGTTATTTCATCACCAGGTGGATCAGCAGAGATCATCGTGCTTATTAAGATAGTAACGGCAAAAGAAGAGCCAAAAGATTGGCCAGATGCCTAGCGGATTTGAACAACTTTTACAAGATCAAAGGAACAGGGAAATTTAGCACCAGTAAATGAAGCACTTACAACTCTACCAATTAGGCAAGGTCATAAGTGAGAGAGCGACAGAGAACAAACTTTCAAATCTGGGAAAAACATGAGGACTATCAGAGACACCACCGAAACAAAGATAAACATGGATACATCGAAGATGACAACTGTCGCGCTGAAGAAAAAGAGGAAGAGTGGTGAACAAAAGGAGGGTGGAAGTTGGAGAAACCGACAACAATTAATAGGAGAGCGGTGGTGAATAAAGAGATTGACACTGAGCAACCGAAAGGATAATAAAAGGAAAGTAAGGGTCTACGGGAAACAAATAGGATATGGACAATAAAATCTCTCACAACAATGTATCTACAATGAAATAGATATTGAGGGAGAGGTGGAGCTTGGATTCTATATAAACCTTCTCTACTTAGTTAACATTAGTTCCCAAGTTAAGATGATGCCTAATTTTGCTAAGTTAGGATCTTGATAACATCATAAATGTTAGCCACTGAACATGTTACCATTCTCAAAAAAATAAATGTTAGCCACTGAAATATTGTATTTCAAGAAGATTGGACAAGGATGAGTATTAGAGAAGTGATCAGTAAGAAAATATGAAGCATACATAAAACTGAAAAGGTCCTAATTACCATAACCAATATCATATGATTCGACGTGTGTAAGAAAAACAGTTGATCATGTTTAATACCTCATCATTTGTCAACTTATCATCAAAGGAAAGTGTTATGGGTACATGTTTTCAAAGACTAAAAGTTTCGTCTAAGGCATGGACCTACTTAAACCTTTTCTGCTGAAGAACAGAAAATAGAAAGACCTATTTGTGCACACTGAACAGTATGATACAACAGATGTGTGAGCAATAAAACAGACATACTCACGCTCAATCTTAATTAAGGCAAGCAACTATAGTTTTCATTTAATGAAGGTTTAATCAGACAAAAATGATCTTCTGACTATGAACCGCTAAACACATGGTTGTGAACACCCTTAGATCATTGTGTTCTATGAAATGAGCACGTTATGTCTATCCAAATAGATATTAATTACTAATCATATGCAGAAAGTATCCCCTTATCTGCAAATCACACAGAAGGCTAAAATGTATATAGTAATTAATTTGGTAAATTTAGAAGCAAAGTCCATCACTAGTTATACTCCACTATTGATTGCACTAGTTCCACAGTGCAACAAATTATTAATAATCCTCCCCCAAGCAGTGTCCGGTACGCGTTTTGGGGCCCGACTAATCAGGATTCGCGCCGTAAAGTCCTACTTTGGAGGTAAAACACTCCTTACCAAAGGCGACTCCATACCCAAACCCGAGACCTCTTGTTAAGACTGAAAGAGTACTTACCACTACACCACCCTTTGGTGGTGATAGCTAACTACCTTCCTCTTGATCAAATGCAGATACTGTGGTGTCAAGAGCTGCACATAATTCAAGATCATTTTATTCAGGAACCCTAG includes the following:
- the LOC107827036 gene encoding F-box/kelch-repeat protein At3g23880-like, which encodes MISADPPGDEITNILSRLPVKALMQFRCVCKSWFNLIRDPHFVKMHMNQHSSYKKSYLISKDILDVGEKECCTLYCDETFAEHKNPEFPLWESTKSFEVFGCCNGVLFLLYPITPRSDCNMYFWNPATKIVKNLSSSTVQLPDIPVHVVFGFGYIPKLDEYKVVRILYSEQMNLTDPPKLPPIVEVYSLKTDSWTKIEIDLSYFITSHMAKAFLDGSIYWVARKVNETVYDDFIVSFDMAGHVFEEIKLPKSYLDDGALTGSLAVFRDSLYLFVHCPESLDWWHIWMMKEDCSLKVWCHQFKIDCSFKICWPLCFMKNGEVIFESIEGDFSIYDPINQQFQDLHFQGNPEMIELFAYKESLVLLDLVTKSWPSKFHDNGNEKV